In one Paenibacillus sp. JQZ6Y-1 genomic region, the following are encoded:
- a CDS encoding VanZ family protein → MVDAYFRPILYAFIAFPLAAALFTLPFLVYQYRRYGYIHVVRAITLYTCLLYLMNAYFLVILPFPSTRHNAALAGGDMQLVPFQFVSDFLKETSVSLEHPATYLHIFRERAFWQVIFNILLTVPFGMLLRYYFHRGWLGAMCWSFLLSLSFEVTQLTGIYGIYDHAYRIFDVDDLICNTFGGMIGFLIAAWISEHLPNVRQLDARVDRSKRRVTYTRRGLAFLIDNLLCSILLSILSALDIPLSFWVATGAYFMLLTYATNGITPGKWIVRIQLVSDIEHKPDNPQRIPLYSLMIRYGLLYWGFFGLQRLLNLPFSQGYPSRLEAIVYLLILFVLNVGFFLHLVTRLFHKGSLMFYEQWSHTSHRIMWPTVGRIEASHSDTREVWDASNVPAIDVSSSDDEQYAQSNDTTQGDNTTQSTDDDSSKVDKSSK, encoded by the coding sequence ATGGTGGACGCTTATTTTCGACCAATCCTCTATGCTTTTATTGCTTTTCCGCTGGCAGCAGCTTTATTTACGCTGCCTTTTTTAGTATATCAATATCGTCGGTATGGCTATATTCATGTGGTACGGGCGATCACGCTGTATACATGCCTGCTGTATTTGATGAATGCGTATTTTTTGGTGATTTTGCCGTTTCCATCGACTCGACATAACGCTGCACTAGCGGGTGGAGATATGCAGCTTGTGCCCTTTCAGTTTGTGAGTGATTTTTTAAAGGAAACTTCCGTTTCGCTAGAGCACCCGGCAACCTATCTTCATATATTTCGCGAGCGCGCCTTCTGGCAGGTCATATTTAATATTTTGCTAACCGTGCCATTTGGGATGCTGCTGCGCTATTATTTTCACCGTGGCTGGTTGGGTGCGATGTGCTGGTCGTTTCTGCTATCGCTATCGTTTGAAGTCACACAGTTGACGGGCATTTACGGTATTTATGATCATGCGTATCGAATTTTCGACGTGGACGATCTGATCTGCAATACATTTGGCGGGATGATTGGCTTCTTGATAGCAGCATGGATTTCAGAGCATTTGCCTAATGTTCGACAGCTAGATGCGCGTGTGGACCGTTCTAAGCGGCGAGTGACCTATACGCGGCGCGGGCTTGCCTTTCTGATTGACAATCTGCTCTGCTCCATCCTGCTGTCGATCCTATCGGCACTAGATATTCCTCTATCATTCTGGGTAGCAACGGGAGCCTACTTTATGCTGCTGACGTATGCTACGAATGGTATAACACCGGGCAAATGGATCGTGCGCATCCAACTCGTCAGCGATATAGAGCATAAACCGGATAACCCACAACGTATTCCGCTGTATTCGCTAATGATACGTTATGGGCTACTGTACTGGGGATTCTTCGGATTGCAGCGATTACTCAATTTGCCATTTTCACAAGGCTATCCATCGCGGCTGGAAGCGATTGTGTATCTGTTGATTTTGTTTGTGTTAAACGTCGGCTTTTTCCTGCATCTGGTGACACGCTTGTTCCATAAAGGCTCCTTGATGTTTTATGAACAATGGAGTCATACATCACACCGAATTATGTGGCCGACTGTCGGACGGATCGAAGCGTCCCATTCGGATACTAGAGAAGTATGGGACGCTAGCAATGTACCTGCTATAGACGTATCATCCTCTGATGATGAACAATACGCGCAAAGCAACGATACAACACAAGGTGACAATACAACGCAATCTACCGATGATGATTCATCCAAAGTAGACAAATCCAGCAAATAG
- a CDS encoding YdcF family protein, with protein MLYVVKFLYSFILPPGLFVILLLLMTIWLWKIHTTAACVLLGLNVLLYLSMIPLIADTLIGSLEHTYPQPKQATVQSSSDVIVVLGGGATSGTPDMNGTGNLSGAAGNRLITAMRLYRETGLPIIFSGGQVFSDSGNEADIARRQLIAMGVPEQDVIAENASLNTEQNAANTSKLLKQHHWSKPVLITSAMHMERSVIEFERAGWNVLPYPTDYWTSTPRALYVSKFAPSGSSMNAFSSACKEYLGMMVAKFRL; from the coding sequence TTGTTATATGTTGTTAAATTTCTGTACAGTTTTATTCTGCCACCGGGCTTGTTCGTTATTCTACTGCTGCTTATGACGATCTGGCTGTGGAAAATTCATACTACTGCAGCCTGTGTATTGCTTGGTCTGAATGTGCTGCTATATCTGTCGATGATTCCACTCATTGCCGATACGTTGATTGGCAGTCTGGAGCATACGTATCCACAGCCAAAGCAGGCTACCGTACAATCTAGCAGCGATGTAATCGTTGTACTGGGCGGTGGCGCGACCAGTGGAACACCAGATATGAATGGCACTGGTAACTTATCCGGTGCAGCAGGCAATCGACTGATTACAGCGATGCGTCTGTATCGCGAAACCGGATTGCCGATTATTTTCTCCGGTGGTCAGGTATTCTCGGATAGCGGCAATGAGGCGGATATTGCGCGTCGCCAGCTTATAGCGATGGGCGTGCCAGAACAGGATGTAATCGCTGAGAATGCGTCGCTCAATACCGAGCAAAATGCTGCCAATACGTCGAAACTGCTCAAACAGCATCATTGGAGTAAGCCAGTGCTTATCACTTCTGCCATGCACATGGAGCGTTCGGTGATTGAATTTGAACGTGCAGGCTGGAATGTACTTCCGTATCCAACCGATTATTGGACCAGCACGCCGCGCGCGCTATATGTCAGTAAGTTTGCCCCTTCCGGCAGCTCCATGAATGCGTTCAGTTCTGCTTGTAAAGAGTATCTTGGTATGATGGTGGCTAAATTCAGACTGTGA
- a CDS encoding nitroreductase family protein, giving the protein MTTTNNTTNAVTPSNDFAKIALERRSIKSYDPEVKISREEMNDILTETTRAPSSINLQPWRFVVVQSEEAKAQLLPLAKFNAHQVETAAAVVAIFADLQHEENAEYIFNKAVELGYMPAEVKERQLPFALGYYEQLSREARKEIALIDSGLVAMQLMMVARAHGYDTNPIGGYDKEQVAEMYGMDKERYVPVMLVSMGKAANEGYPSMRLPLDMIAEFK; this is encoded by the coding sequence ATGACAACTACAAACAATACAACAAACGCAGTAACACCAAGTAATGATTTTGCCAAAATCGCTCTGGAACGTCGTTCTATTAAAAGTTACGACCCAGAAGTGAAAATCAGCCGCGAGGAAATGAACGACATCCTGACTGAGACTACACGTGCACCGTCCTCGATCAACCTGCAACCTTGGCGCTTCGTTGTTGTTCAAAGTGAAGAAGCCAAAGCACAATTGCTGCCACTGGCAAAATTCAATGCGCATCAGGTTGAGACTGCAGCAGCAGTTGTAGCTATCTTCGCTGACCTGCAACATGAAGAGAATGCAGAGTATATTTTCAACAAAGCAGTTGAACTGGGCTATATGCCAGCTGAAGTAAAAGAACGTCAGCTGCCATTCGCACTTGGTTATTATGAGCAGCTGTCCCGTGAAGCTCGCAAAGAAATCGCTCTGATCGACAGCGGTCTGGTTGCAATGCAGCTGATGATGGTTGCTCGTGCACATGGTTATGACACTAACCCAATCGGTGGTTATGACAAAGAGCAAGTAGCTGAAATGTACGGCATGGACAAAGAACGTTATGTACCAGTTATGCTGGTATCCATGGGTAAAGCAGCAAATGAAGGCTACCCTTCGATGCGTCTGCCACTGGACATGATCGCTGAATTTAAATAA
- a CDS encoding MarR family winged helix-turn-helix transcriptional regulator: MSQSSSEDILYQIQGLQRQLSCTFEKCAGISASRLQLLCHLYQSDEISQSSLQKLVGIDHAAITRHLKQLEVEQIVVRRSNPQDNRITLVQLTDMGREKIISFRQEREQYVEQMLSGFNEQEQQQLSSMLQRINANIEHM; encoded by the coding sequence GTGTCGCAGTCATCATCAGAGGATATATTGTATCAGATACAGGGACTTCAACGCCAGCTATCGTGTACGTTTGAAAAGTGTGCTGGTATCAGTGCATCGCGATTGCAATTGCTTTGTCATCTCTACCAATCGGACGAGATTAGTCAAAGCTCGCTGCAAAAGCTAGTCGGTATCGATCATGCCGCGATTACCCGCCATCTCAAGCAGCTGGAAGTAGAGCAGATCGTCGTTCGACGCAGCAATCCGCAAGACAATCGTATTACGCTTGTGCAGTTAACCGATATGGGACGAGAGAAGATTATATCTTTTCGTCAGGAGCGTGAGCAATACGTAGAGCAGATGCTGAGTGGTTTTAATGAGCAGGAACAACAGCAACTATCGAGTATGCTACAACGCATCAATGCCAATATCGAACATATGTAA
- a CDS encoding FUSC family protein, which produces MKFAIGMRNIKTALAVLTCLLISQVFSLEYPFYAVIATIIAMENSVTNSYTVGKNRVMGTIVGAVIGIAFALVDPHSAAFSAVGIVVVIYICNLLKWNKSVSIASIVFLAIMLNLRPGENPWFYGMNRVLDTLIGIGVAVVINYLVFPPNHERNMEQRRKILRQRLTVLSHELLAEGGGVHISSLKKDMSELEKVYEIYTSEFHLNKKKRTIMDHLEEEIDIYHNTYSHMRMLRLLTDEPPQAVEEKPQVDFKFSSPPARPLTMHGEDLLMIYRYHVRCILQDLNQLGLMLPARIAPPLNLRKELSAERKQS; this is translated from the coding sequence ATGAAATTTGCAATTGGTATGCGTAATATTAAAACTGCTCTAGCCGTATTGACCTGCTTGCTGATCTCGCAGGTATTCAGTCTGGAGTATCCATTTTATGCGGTCATTGCTACGATTATTGCGATGGAGAACTCGGTTACGAACTCCTATACCGTCGGCAAAAATCGAGTGATGGGTACGATTGTCGGTGCTGTGATCGGAATAGCATTCGCTCTCGTCGATCCGCATAGTGCCGCGTTTTCCGCTGTCGGTATTGTCGTTGTCATTTACATTTGCAATCTGCTCAAATGGAATAAATCCGTCTCCATTGCCAGCATTGTATTTCTGGCGATTATGCTCAATCTCCGACCGGGCGAAAATCCTTGGTTTTACGGGATGAATCGGGTACTGGATACACTGATCGGTATTGGCGTAGCGGTAGTGATCAACTATCTGGTCTTTCCGCCCAATCATGAGCGTAATATGGAGCAGCGACGCAAAATTCTACGTCAACGTCTTACAGTGCTATCACACGAATTGCTTGCCGAAGGCGGTGGTGTACATATCAGCTCGCTGAAAAAGGATATGTCTGAATTAGAGAAGGTGTATGAAATCTACACCTCTGAATTCCATCTGAATAAGAAGAAACGCACGATTATGGATCATCTGGAAGAGGAAATCGATATTTATCACAATACGTATTCGCATATGCGGATGCTACGATTACTGACAGATGAACCACCGCAAGCCGTGGAAGAAAAGCCACAGGTGGATTTCAAATTCAGCTCTCCTCCCGCTCGTCCGCTGACCATGCACGGTGAGGATTTACTTATGATCTATCGGTATCATGTACGCTGCATTTTGCAGGATTTGAATCAGCTTGGATTGATGCTACCCGCTCGCATCGCACCACCGCTAAATTTGCGTAAAGAGCTGTCTGCGGAGCGCAAGCAATCGTAG
- the aspA gene encoding aspartate ammonia-lyase, translating to MRVEKDFLGTKEVPDEAYYGIQTLRAVENFPITGQKLHPELIRAMAMVKKGAALANMELSRLYGPKGEAIVQAADEILEGRWIEQFIVDPIQGGAGTSINMNTNEVIANRALEIMGKDKGDYVHISPNNHVNMAQSTNDAFPTAIHIATLSMIEQLLVAMRELQKSFQAKADEFDTVIKMGRTHLQDAVPIRLGQEFQSYARVLGRDIVRVENTRENLLHINMGATAVGTGLNADRRYITRVAEILADISGFSLAASDHLVDATQNTDAYTEVSAALKICMMNMSKVANDIRLMASGPYAGLNELSLPARQPGSSIMPGKVNPVMCEVVNQIAFQVIGNDHTICLASEAGQMELNVMEPVLVYNLLQSLEIMKQGFTVFRLHCVDGIQANVDRCREYVERSVGIITALNPHLGYEVVSRIAREAIQTGKSVRELCLLYNVLTEDELNIILDPYQMTEPGIAGEELLHRE from the coding sequence GTGAGAGTAGAAAAAGATTTTCTAGGCACCAAAGAAGTTCCTGATGAAGCGTATTATGGCATCCAGACGCTGCGGGCAGTAGAAAACTTCCCGATTACTGGTCAAAAGCTGCACCCGGAGCTGATTCGGGCGATGGCGATGGTCAAAAAAGGCGCAGCCCTTGCCAATATGGAACTATCCCGTCTGTACGGACCGAAAGGTGAAGCGATTGTACAGGCTGCTGACGAGATTCTGGAAGGCCGCTGGATTGAGCAATTTATCGTGGACCCCATTCAAGGCGGAGCCGGAACATCGATTAATATGAATACCAACGAAGTCATTGCCAACCGTGCATTGGAAATTATGGGTAAGGACAAGGGCGATTATGTTCATATTAGCCCGAATAACCATGTGAATATGGCGCAGTCGACCAACGATGCGTTCCCAACTGCGATTCATATCGCTACCCTGTCGATGATCGAGCAGCTGCTAGTCGCGATGCGTGAGCTGCAGAAGTCATTTCAGGCAAAAGCAGACGAATTCGATACCGTTATCAAAATGGGACGTACCCATTTGCAGGATGCCGTACCGATTCGTCTCGGTCAGGAATTCCAGTCGTATGCTCGTGTACTCGGTCGTGACATCGTGCGTGTGGAAAATACGCGCGAAAATCTGCTGCATATCAATATGGGCGCAACCGCTGTCGGTACTGGTCTGAACGCCGACCGTCGGTATATTACACGCGTCGCTGAGATTCTTGCTGATATTAGCGGCTTCTCGCTGGCAGCATCGGATCATCTGGTCGATGCTACACAGAATACGGACGCGTATACCGAAGTATCCGCAGCCCTGAAAATTTGTATGATGAATATGTCCAAAGTGGCAAACGATATTCGTCTGATGGCATCAGGACCGTATGCAGGTTTAAACGAGCTAAGCCTGCCTGCTCGTCAGCCGGGTTCGTCGATTATGCCGGGTAAGGTCAATCCGGTGATGTGCGAAGTCGTCAACCAAATTGCTTTTCAGGTCATTGGTAACGATCATACGATCTGTCTGGCTTCCGAAGCAGGTCAAATGGAACTCAACGTTATGGAGCCAGTGCTGGTGTACAATCTGCTACAATCGCTGGAGATTATGAAGCAGGGCTTTACCGTATTCCGTCTGCATTGCGTGGATGGGATTCAGGCAAATGTCGACCGTTGCCGCGAATATGTGGAGCGCAGCGTTGGTATCATTACCGCACTGAATCCGCATCTTGGTTATGAAGTCGTATCGCGGATCGCCCGCGAAGCGATTCAAACGGGCAAGTCGGTACGCGAGCTGTGCCTGCTGTACAACGTACTGACTGAGGATGAGCTGAATATTATCCTTGATCCGTATCAAATGACAGAACCGGGTATTGCCGGGGAAGAATTGCTGCACCGCGAGTAG
- a CDS encoding GNAT family N-acetyltransferase has product MNIQHRIPSIEEYLHLRQISGLSEMSREGAEKGLPLSLFAVVLEEQGEAIGMGRVVGDGGLFFLVSDIAVHPDYQGRGYGKVIMGEITAYLKQHMPPRAMASLFADVPADRLYAQFGFEYAAPASLGMWLRQPLSS; this is encoded by the coding sequence GTGAACATTCAGCATCGCATTCCGTCGATTGAGGAGTATTTGCATTTGCGTCAAATTTCGGGCTTGAGCGAGATGAGCCGAGAAGGAGCGGAGAAGGGATTGCCGCTCAGTCTGTTTGCCGTTGTGCTGGAAGAACAGGGAGAAGCGATTGGTATGGGACGTGTTGTAGGCGATGGCGGACTGTTCTTTCTAGTGAGCGATATTGCTGTGCACCCAGATTATCAGGGTAGAGGATATGGCAAAGTGATCATGGGCGAAATTACAGCGTATTTGAAGCAACATATGCCGCCGCGTGCGATGGCTTCGCTGTTCGCTGATGTACCAGCAGATCGGCTATATGCACAGTTTGGATTTGAATACGCTGCGCCAGCATCGCTAGGCATGTGGCTGAGGCAACCTTTATCTTCATAA
- a CDS encoding SMI1/KNR4 family protein, producing the protein MTLQQAFAAWRQQSETVVEQLKQRGADTAFHFKSVADVQQVEQIEQQLELTLPTELRELLITGASEVSVIWYLPSEQMVPFGLAGDVGWSLEVLDFVEMWSEDEHSPEQRRYLIFYHAGNGDSLVLDLNDAERPAVLSWNHETGEFQLLASSLTAFLQRITALYGIGAESWQYEHFVDHSGLNIHCAHAQRWRQWMHDYVHLTLEQASQQLESLIRYAEMNDSHDLALQQAFAAFPPQEVLAAWIKRIQQETDTHLRNGLMEHTASICGAVAADWVRELWAAPLDQRINSAVLAYMTAHCLPEQEGLQRIYAELEQMEQSGRLSGYMANSWLKPFHSREVLNWMWQDKRVSYPYDGWDRLFACSEPAVEDIWQWLGGSTVQRQVVMSALAMIENVQTMFHEPDQIQHTLELLTHQLEKAVTKKEKNLVNCAIDVLNK; encoded by the coding sequence ATGACACTGCAACAAGCATTTGCCGCATGGCGGCAGCAATCGGAAACAGTAGTGGAGCAATTGAAGCAACGGGGAGCAGATACGGCGTTTCATTTTAAATCGGTCGCCGATGTGCAGCAAGTAGAGCAGATAGAACAGCAGCTGGAGCTGACTCTACCGACGGAATTGAGAGAATTGCTGATCACCGGAGCGAGCGAAGTCTCGGTAATCTGGTATCTTCCGTCTGAACAGATGGTTCCTTTCGGCTTGGCGGGCGATGTGGGCTGGTCGCTAGAGGTGCTGGATTTTGTAGAGATGTGGTCTGAGGATGAGCATTCACCGGAGCAGCGACGGTATTTGATCTTTTATCATGCCGGAAATGGTGATAGTCTCGTACTGGATCTGAATGATGCCGAGCGTCCCGCTGTATTAAGCTGGAATCATGAAACAGGAGAGTTTCAGCTGCTGGCGAGTTCGCTGACAGCCTTCTTGCAGCGGATTACAGCACTATATGGCATAGGGGCAGAATCATGGCAATATGAGCATTTTGTTGATCATAGCGGTCTGAATATTCATTGTGCTCATGCGCAGCGCTGGCGACAATGGATGCACGATTATGTCCATTTGACGCTAGAGCAGGCGAGTCAGCAATTGGAATCATTGATTCGATATGCAGAGATGAATGATAGCCACGATCTAGCGTTACAGCAAGCATTTGCTGCATTTCCCCCGCAGGAGGTGCTGGCAGCATGGATTAAGCGGATTCAGCAGGAAACGGATACTCATCTGCGCAACGGTCTTATGGAGCATACAGCAAGCATTTGCGGCGCGGTGGCAGCAGATTGGGTACGTGAGCTATGGGCAGCCCCGTTGGATCAGCGTATCAATTCAGCGGTACTGGCGTATATGACAGCGCACTGCTTGCCTGAGCAAGAAGGCTTGCAGCGCATCTATGCTGAATTGGAGCAGATGGAGCAATCGGGTCGTTTAAGCGGATATATGGCGAATAGCTGGCTCAAGCCATTTCATAGTCGTGAAGTGCTGAACTGGATGTGGCAGGATAAGCGTGTCAGCTATCCGTACGATGGTTGGGATCGACTGTTTGCTTGCTCTGAGCCAGCAGTAGAGGACATCTGGCAATGGCTAGGTGGCAGTACGGTGCAGCGTCAGGTGGTCATGAGCGCGCTGGCAATGATAGAGAATGTACAAACTATGTTCCACGAACCGGATCAAATACAACATACACTGGAATTGCTAACGCACCAATTGGAAAAGGCGGTAACGAAAAAGGAAAAAAATCTAGTGAATTGTGCTATAGATGTATTAAACAAATAA
- the thrC gene encoding threonine synthase, producing the protein MKYISTRGQVEPKGFIDTVLMGLADDGGLMIPEQVPTVSAETLEQWSKLSYVDLFLQVFALYVNDEIPAADLRELAERSYANFRHPEVAPVSRINDSLYIMELFHGPTFAFKDVALQFMGELYSYMSQKYGEVIHILGATSGDTGAAAIQGVRGKEGIKICILHPHNRVSKVQELQMTTVNDSNVLNLSVKGNFDDCQKVIKDLFGDLPFKKQHHLRAINSINFVRILAQTVYYFYAYFRAQEGANGRNINICVPSGNFGNIFSGYLAKQMGLPINRLIIATNENNILERFVKTGEYKPGDFRSTHSPSMDIQVASNFERYLYYFLNEDAAKVSAYMQQLQTDGKIVLSGADLEQVQRDFAAHGASNEECLEEIGKYHAEYNYLLDPHTACGIAAYEQHNGEDEVCVTLATAHPAKFDEAIVLCQIKQEFPEPIQALFDMPQHQTVIDYDQDEVVRQLESFYALQV; encoded by the coding sequence ATGAAGTATATCAGTACTAGAGGACAGGTTGAGCCAAAAGGATTTATCGATACTGTACTAATGGGACTTGCCGATGATGGCGGTCTGATGATACCGGAACAGGTACCTACTGTATCTGCCGAAACGCTGGAACAGTGGAGCAAGCTGAGCTATGTCGATCTGTTTCTGCAAGTATTCGCCCTGTATGTAAATGATGAAATTCCTGCTGCGGATCTGCGTGAGCTGGCTGAGCGCAGTTATGCTAATTTCCGTCACCCGGAAGTAGCACCCGTTAGCCGCATTAATGATTCTCTGTATATTATGGAGCTGTTCCACGGTCCTACCTTTGCTTTCAAAGATGTAGCGCTGCAATTCATGGGTGAGCTGTATTCGTATATGTCGCAAAAATATGGTGAAGTGATTCATATTCTGGGTGCAACCTCTGGTGATACAGGAGCCGCGGCGATTCAGGGTGTACGTGGCAAGGAAGGCATCAAAATCTGTATTTTGCATCCACACAACCGTGTCAGCAAAGTACAGGAACTGCAAATGACGACAGTGAATGACAGCAATGTGCTGAATCTGTCAGTCAAAGGCAACTTCGATGATTGTCAAAAAGTAATCAAAGATCTGTTCGGCGATCTGCCATTCAAAAAGCAGCATCATCTGCGGGCAATCAACTCCATTAACTTTGTGCGCATTCTGGCGCAAACGGTGTATTACTTCTACGCCTACTTCCGTGCGCAAGAGGGTGCGAATGGTCGCAACATCAACATCTGTGTACCATCCGGTAACTTTGGTAATATTTTCTCCGGTTATTTGGCGAAGCAAATGGGATTGCCCATCAACCGCCTGATCATTGCGACGAATGAAAACAATATTTTAGAGCGTTTTGTGAAAACGGGCGAATACAAGCCGGGCGACTTCCGCAGCACACACAGTCCATCGATGGATATTCAGGTGGCGAGTAACTTTGAACGCTATCTGTATTATTTCCTGAATGAGGATGCAGCCAAAGTATCTGCGTATATGCAGCAGCTGCAAACAGACGGTAAAATCGTACTGTCTGGTGCCGATCTGGAGCAGGTACAGCGCGACTTTGCTGCACATGGCGCTTCCAACGAGGAGTGCTTGGAGGAAATCGGCAAATATCATGCGGAATACAACTATTTGCTTGATCCGCATACTGCTTGTGGTATCGCTGCGTATGAGCAGCACAATGGCGAAGACGAAGTATGTGTTACACTGGCAACCGCACATCCTGCCAAATTTGACGAAGCGATTGTGCTCTGTCAGATCAAACAGGAATTCCCAGAGCCGATTCAAGCGCTGTTCGATATGCCGCAGCATCAAACGGTGATCGACTACGATCAAGACGAAGTGGTTCGTCAGCTAGAATCGTTCTACGCACTGCAAGTATAA
- a CDS encoding BMP family lipoprotein, protein MYKNNHWKKASCLMLLAVMLLLNACSAAQISPTAQAANSRLKVGIVLSDIGLGDQSFSDGAFNGLIRARDEGKIKFDYREISDTKTYDEAFKQLLDEHNDVIIGLGYAVKESLETIAKSNPNQQFLLIDEKSDLANVASITFKEEEGSFLAGALAAMASKTGELGFIGGIETPLLHKFQSGFEQGARAINPNAQFTINYTGDFGKPELGASAAKDMIDNHNTDVIYTVAGLTGVGGLQQAQKQGVYSIGVDSDQFFLAEKSVITSMIKNIDVALYNTTQTYIDNNRKFPEKDMVFGLQDGGVGLAPVHVIELTDEQQKKLDELKQQLISGDITIQLDAS, encoded by the coding sequence ATGTACAAAAACAATCATTGGAAAAAAGCAAGTTGTCTTATGCTGTTGGCTGTTATGCTGTTGTTAAACGCATGCTCCGCAGCTCAAATTAGCCCTACCGCGCAGGCTGCTAATAGCAGACTGAAAGTAGGCATCGTGCTGTCCGACATCGGACTGGGCGACCAATCATTTAGCGATGGCGCATTTAACGGATTGATCCGCGCACGCGATGAAGGCAAAATTAAATTTGATTATCGTGAAATCTCAGATACAAAAACATACGACGAAGCATTCAAGCAATTGCTTGATGAACACAACGACGTGATTATTGGACTCGGCTACGCGGTCAAGGAAAGTTTGGAAACCATTGCTAAGAGCAACCCAAACCAGCAGTTCCTTTTGATCGATGAAAAGTCTGACCTCGCTAACGTCGCTTCGATTACATTTAAAGAAGAAGAAGGCAGCTTCCTCGCTGGTGCCTTGGCAGCGATGGCAAGTAAAACGGGCGAACTGGGCTTTATCGGAGGCATCGAAACGCCGCTGCTGCATAAATTCCAGAGCGGATTTGAGCAAGGCGCGCGTGCAATTAATCCGAATGCACAATTCACCATCAATTACACTGGTGACTTTGGCAAACCTGAATTGGGTGCCTCTGCTGCCAAAGATATGATCGACAATCATAATACCGATGTGATCTATACGGTAGCCGGACTGACCGGTGTCGGTGGATTGCAGCAAGCGCAAAAGCAAGGTGTCTACTCGATCGGCGTGGATAGCGATCAATTTTTCTTGGCGGAAAAATCGGTCATCACATCCATGATCAAAAATATTGATGTTGCGCTGTACAATACGACGCAAACGTATATCGACAACAATCGCAAATTCCCGGAAAAGGATATGGTATTCGGCTTGCAGGACGGCGGCGTCGGACTGGCACCGGTTCATGTCATTGAATTGACCGATGAGCAGCAGAAGAAGCTGGATGAACTGAAGCAGCAGCTAATCTCCGGCGATATTACCATTCAATTGGATGCGTCTTGA